The following proteins are co-located in the Paraburkholderia phytofirmans PsJN genome:
- a CDS encoding Tim44 domain-containing protein, which translates to MSDSGVLSPRKVGRSLVRRIGLIAVVGLIMAGSLASLDAEARRMGGGRSIGRQSNSVTQQSAPSQPSQSNQAMQQRAQPAPAPAPTPAAQPNRSRWLGPIAGLAAGLGIAALLSHFGLGGAFAGAMANIIVIAIIAMIGIWLIRRFMGRKRDSAQPAYAGSSPSLNSGGTGYSQEPRYSAPPTGSYLEQQGNPLNTPTINAAPVVPAGFDSEAFLRNAKVYFVRLQAAWDVGNTEDIREFTTPEMFAEVKVDLSSRGAETNQTDVVQLNAELLGVEERANEYFASVRFSGLIREAPGAAAEPFVEVWNLSKANRPGEGWLLAGIQQVAQH; encoded by the coding sequence ATGTCCGATTCAGGTGTGTTATCTCCCCGTAAGGTTGGGCGGTCGCTGGTGAGAAGAATCGGACTGATCGCGGTGGTCGGTCTGATCATGGCCGGCTCCCTCGCTTCGCTCGATGCGGAAGCTCGCCGCATGGGCGGTGGCCGCAGCATCGGCCGTCAGTCGAATAGCGTGACGCAGCAGTCCGCGCCGTCGCAACCCTCCCAAAGCAATCAGGCCATGCAGCAGCGCGCGCAACCGGCTCCGGCGCCCGCGCCGACGCCCGCCGCGCAGCCTAACCGGTCGCGCTGGCTCGGGCCGATCGCCGGTCTGGCGGCCGGTCTCGGCATCGCCGCGTTGCTGTCGCACTTTGGCCTAGGCGGGGCGTTCGCGGGCGCCATGGCCAATATCATCGTGATTGCGATCATCGCCATGATCGGCATCTGGCTGATTCGCCGCTTTATGGGTCGCAAGCGTGACTCGGCGCAACCGGCGTATGCGGGCAGTTCGCCGTCGCTGAACTCGGGCGGCACGGGCTACTCGCAGGAACCGCGTTATAGCGCGCCGCCCACCGGCTCGTATCTCGAACAGCAAGGCAACCCGCTCAACACGCCGACCATCAACGCCGCGCCCGTGGTGCCGGCCGGCTTCGACTCGGAAGCCTTCCTGCGCAACGCCAAGGTCTACTTCGTACGTCTGCAGGCCGCATGGGACGTCGGCAACACCGAGGACATCCGCGAATTCACCACGCCGGAGATGTTCGCCGAGGTGAAGGTCGATCTGTCCTCGCGCGGCGCCGAGACGAATCAGACGGACGTGGTGCAACTGAACGCCGAACTGCTGGGCGTGGAAGAGCGCGCCAACGAATATTTCGCCAGCGTCCGCTTCTCGGGCCTGATTCGCGAGGCGCCGGGCGCGGCGGCGGAGCCGTTCGTCGAAGTCTGGAACCTGTCCAAGGCGAACCGTCCCGGCGAAGGCTGGCTGCTGGCCGGCATCCAGCAGGTGGCGCAGCACTGA
- a CDS encoding methyltransferase domain-containing protein: protein MSDPTQPSAPEFESRDPNSPEFWDERFERGFMPWDQAGVPSAFESFAARHAGAAVLIPGCGSAYEAVWLAGHGYPVRAIDFSPAAVAAAHEQLGAQHADLVEQADFFTYELPFTPAWIYERAFLCALPLARRADYARRMADLLPGGALLAGFFFIGATPKGPPFGIERAELDGLLKPYFELIEDEPVHDSIAVFAGRERWLTWRRRV from the coding sequence ATGAGCGACCCGACCCAACCTTCCGCGCCTGAGTTTGAGAGCCGCGATCCCAACTCGCCCGAGTTCTGGGACGAGCGTTTCGAGCGCGGCTTCATGCCGTGGGATCAGGCGGGCGTGCCGTCCGCGTTTGAGTCGTTCGCCGCGCGCCACGCCGGCGCCGCCGTGCTGATTCCAGGTTGCGGCAGTGCGTACGAAGCGGTCTGGCTGGCCGGGCACGGCTACCCGGTCCGGGCGATCGACTTTTCGCCGGCTGCGGTTGCGGCGGCGCATGAGCAACTGGGCGCACAGCATGCGGATCTGGTGGAGCAGGCGGATTTCTTCACATACGAACTGCCTTTTACACCCGCCTGGATTTACGAGCGCGCTTTCCTTTGCGCGCTGCCGCTCGCGCGCCGTGCTGACTATGCGCGACGAATGGCCGACCTGCTGCCCGGCGGCGCGTTGCTCGCAGGCTTCTTTTTTATCGGCGCGACGCCGAAAGGGCCGCCGTTCGGCATCGAGCGCGCGGAACTCGACGGGCTGCTCAAGCCGTACTTCGAGCTGATCGAAGACGAACCCGTGCACGACTCGATCGCCGTCTTCGCGGGACGTGAGCGCTGGCTAACCTGGCGTCGCCGCGTTTGA
- a CDS encoding DUF3683 domain-containing protein — MNAPQVFDPHGAAATVAADPEARLREIPYNYTSFSDREIVIRLLGDEAWAVLAELRAERRTGRSARMLYEVLGDIWVVRRNPYLQDDLLDNPKRRAMLIEALHHRLSEIEKRRRADLTEHGDEAGVDRAARVETLVQAARRAVDEFASEFQKTYDLRKRATKVLGKVTEKDNIKFDGLSRVSHVTDATDWRVEYPFVVLTPDTEAEIAGMIKACFELGLTVIPRGGGTGYTGGAVPLTPFSAVINTEKLEQLGAVEMTELPGVDRKVATIFSGAGVVTRRVTEAAEQAGFVFAVDPTSLDASCVGGNVAMNAGGKKAVLWGTALDNLAWWRMVDPEGNWLEVTRLDHNMGKIHDIEVARFRLDWFDGNYAPGEKLMRTEALDIKGRVFRKEGLGKDVTDKFLAGLPGVQKEGCDGLITSARWVLHKMPAHTRTVCLEFFGQARDAIPSIVEIKDYLFETSKQGGAILAGLEHLDERYLRAVGYATKSKRNAFPKMVLIGDIVGDDADAVAQATSEVVRMANGKSGEGFVAVNAEARKRFWLDRSRTAAIAKHTNAFKINEDVVIPLDRMGEYTDGIERINIELSIKNKLQLVDALEAFFKGGKLPLGKSDDANEIPSAELLEDRVQQALDLLKRVRTRWEFLRDKLDLSLREAQHYLVGLGYEAMAEKFADRVDAQPDVNVFHVTQDRTIRVSWKQEIRAELRQIFNGGEFKPILDEAQAIHKQVLRGRVFVALHMHAGDGNVHTNLPVNSDNYEMLQDAHTAVARIMKLARSLDGVISGEHGIGITKLEFLTEDEISEFRQYKQRVDPHGRFNAGKLLEGADLRNAYTPSFGLMGYESLIMQQSDIGAISESIKDCLRCGKCKPVCATHVPRANLLYSPRNKILATSLLVEAFLYEEQTRRGVSIKHWDEFNDVADHCTVCHKCVTPCPVKIDFGDVTMNMRNLLRKMGKKKFNPGNAAGMFFLNATNPQTINLARTAMMGVGYKAQRLGNEVLKKFTKKQTAHPPATVGKPPVTQQVIHFMNKKMPGNLPKKTARALLDIEDNKIVPIIRNPKTTTADTEAVFYFPGCGSERLFSQVGLATQAMLWEAGVQTVLPPGYLCCGYPQRGSGQFDKAEQIVTDNRVLFHRVANTLNYLDIKTVVVSCGTCYDQLAGYEFEKIFPGCRIIDIHEFLLEKGMKLDGVNGVRYMYHDPCHTPIKTMDPIKLVNQLMGSEKDGYKIEKNDRCCGESGTLAVTRPDISTQVRFRKEEEIRKGAAKLRGIPLVAEAGANGINPANASAGSAGAPEGSVLKAGDGPQPKGATDVKILTSCPSCLQGLSRYNEDAGIEADYIVVEMARHVLGEDWMVDYVQRANNGGIERVLV, encoded by the coding sequence ATGAACGCACCTCAAGTTTTCGATCCGCACGGAGCCGCCGCTACGGTGGCTGCCGATCCAGAAGCGCGTTTGCGCGAAATTCCCTACAACTACACGTCGTTTTCCGATCGCGAAATCGTCATCCGCCTGCTCGGCGACGAAGCTTGGGCCGTGCTGGCTGAATTGCGCGCGGAACGCCGCACCGGCCGCTCGGCACGCATGCTGTACGAAGTGCTCGGCGATATCTGGGTGGTGCGCCGCAATCCGTATCTGCAGGACGACCTGCTCGACAACCCGAAGCGCCGCGCGATGCTGATCGAGGCGCTGCATCACCGTTTGAGCGAGATCGAGAAGCGCCGTCGCGCCGATCTGACCGAACACGGCGATGAAGCGGGCGTCGACCGCGCCGCGCGTGTCGAAACGCTGGTGCAGGCCGCGCGCCGCGCCGTCGACGAATTCGCCAGCGAGTTCCAGAAAACTTACGATCTGCGCAAGCGCGCGACCAAGGTGCTGGGCAAGGTGACGGAAAAGGACAACATCAAGTTCGACGGTTTGTCCCGCGTCTCGCACGTGACCGACGCAACCGACTGGCGCGTCGAATACCCGTTCGTGGTGCTCACGCCGGATACCGAAGCCGAGATCGCCGGCATGATCAAGGCATGTTTCGAACTCGGGCTGACCGTGATTCCGCGCGGAGGCGGCACGGGCTATACGGGCGGCGCGGTGCCGCTCACGCCGTTCTCGGCCGTGATCAACACGGAAAAGCTCGAACAGCTCGGCGCGGTTGAAATGACCGAACTGCCGGGCGTCGACCGTAAAGTCGCGACGATTTTCTCGGGCGCGGGCGTGGTCACACGTCGCGTGACCGAAGCGGCCGAGCAGGCCGGTTTCGTGTTCGCCGTCGATCCGACCTCGCTGGATGCGTCCTGTGTGGGCGGCAATGTCGCGATGAACGCGGGCGGCAAGAAGGCGGTGTTGTGGGGCACGGCGCTGGACAATCTCGCCTGGTGGCGCATGGTCGACCCGGAAGGGAACTGGCTCGAAGTCACGCGCCTCGACCACAACATGGGCAAGATTCACGACATCGAAGTCGCGCGTTTCCGGCTTGACTGGTTCGACGGCAACTACGCGCCGGGCGAAAAACTCATGCGCACGGAAGCGCTCGACATCAAGGGCCGCGTGTTCCGCAAGGAAGGTCTCGGCAAGGACGTCACGGATAAATTCCTCGCCGGTCTGCCGGGCGTGCAGAAAGAAGGCTGCGACGGGCTGATCACGTCCGCGCGCTGGGTGCTGCACAAGATGCCGGCGCATACGCGCACCGTCTGCCTCGAATTCTTCGGCCAGGCGCGCGACGCGATTCCGAGCATCGTCGAAATCAAGGATTACCTGTTCGAGACGTCGAAGCAGGGCGGCGCGATTCTCGCCGGCCTCGAGCATCTGGACGAGCGCTATCTGCGCGCGGTCGGCTACGCGACCAAGAGCAAGCGCAACGCGTTTCCGAAGATGGTGCTGATCGGCGACATCGTCGGAGATGATGCGGACGCGGTCGCGCAAGCCACCTCGGAAGTGGTGCGCATGGCCAACGGCAAGAGCGGCGAAGGCTTCGTCGCGGTGAATGCCGAGGCGCGCAAGCGTTTCTGGCTCGACCGCAGCCGCACGGCGGCGATCGCCAAACACACCAACGCGTTCAAGATCAACGAAGACGTGGTGATCCCGCTCGACCGCATGGGCGAGTACACGGACGGCATCGAACGCATCAACATCGAACTGTCGATCAAGAACAAGCTGCAACTGGTCGACGCGCTCGAAGCGTTCTTCAAGGGCGGCAAGCTGCCGCTCGGCAAGAGCGACGACGCCAACGAAATCCCCAGCGCCGAACTGCTCGAAGACCGCGTGCAACAGGCGCTCGACTTGCTCAAGCGCGTGCGCACGCGCTGGGAGTTCCTGCGCGACAAGCTCGATCTTTCGTTGCGTGAAGCGCAGCACTATCTGGTCGGCCTCGGTTACGAAGCGATGGCGGAGAAATTCGCCGACCGTGTGGACGCGCAGCCGGACGTCAACGTATTCCACGTCACGCAGGACCGCACGATCCGTGTGTCGTGGAAGCAGGAAATCCGCGCGGAACTGCGCCAGATTTTCAACGGCGGCGAGTTCAAGCCGATCCTCGACGAAGCCCAGGCGATCCACAAGCAGGTGCTGCGTGGCCGCGTGTTCGTCGCGCTGCACATGCACGCGGGCGACGGCAACGTGCACACGAACTTGCCGGTCAACTCCGACAACTACGAGATGCTGCAGGACGCCCACACGGCGGTCGCGCGCATCATGAAGCTGGCGCGTTCGCTCGACGGCGTGATTTCCGGCGAGCACGGCATCGGCATCACCAAGCTCGAATTCCTGACGGAAGACGAGATCAGCGAATTCCGCCAGTACAAGCAGCGCGTCGATCCGCACGGCCGCTTCAACGCGGGCAAGCTGCTTGAAGGCGCCGACCTGCGCAACGCCTACACGCCGTCATTCGGCCTGATGGGTTATGAATCGCTGATCATGCAGCAGAGCGACATCGGTGCGATTTCCGAGTCGATCAAGGACTGCCTGCGTTGCGGCAAATGCAAGCCGGTGTGCGCGACCCACGTGCCGCGCGCGAATCTGCTGTACAGCCCGCGTAACAAGATTCTCGCCACCTCGCTGCTGGTCGAGGCGTTCCTGTACGAAGAGCAGACGCGCCGCGGCGTGTCGATCAAGCACTGGGACGAGTTCAACGACGTCGCGGATCACTGCACCGTGTGTCACAAATGCGTGACGCCGTGCCCGGTGAAGATCGACTTCGGCGACGTGACCATGAACATGCGTAACCTGTTGCGCAAGATGGGCAAGAAGAAGTTCAACCCGGGCAATGCGGCCGGCATGTTCTTCCTCAACGCCACTAATCCGCAGACCATCAACCTCGCGCGCACCGCGATGATGGGCGTCGGCTACAAGGCGCAGCGTCTCGGCAACGAAGTGCTGAAGAAGTTCACGAAGAAGCAGACGGCGCACCCGCCGGCAACCGTCGGCAAGCCGCCGGTCACGCAGCAGGTGATCCACTTCATGAACAAGAAGATGCCGGGCAATCTGCCGAAGAAGACCGCGCGCGCGTTGCTCGATATCGAGGACAACAAGATCGTCCCGATCATCCGCAATCCGAAGACGACCACCGCCGACACGGAAGCGGTGTTCTACTTCCCGGGCTGCGGATCCGAGCGCCTGTTCTCGCAGGTCGGCCTTGCCACGCAGGCCATGCTGTGGGAAGCGGGTGTGCAAACCGTACTGCCGCCGGGCTATCTGTGCTGCGGCTATCCTCAGCGCGGTTCGGGCCAGTTCGACAAAGCCGAGCAGATCGTCACGGATAACCGCGTGCTGTTCCACCGCGTCGCCAATACGCTGAACTACCTCGACATCAAAACCGTGGTGGTGTCGTGCGGCACGTGCTACGACCAGCTTGCCGGCTACGAATTCGAGAAGATTTTCCCGGGCTGCCGGATCATCGACATCCACGAGTTTCTGCTGGAGAAAGGCATGAAGCTCGACGGCGTGAACGGCGTGCGCTACATGTACCACGACCCGTGCCACACGCCGATCAAGACGATGGACCCGATCAAGCTCGTCAACCAGTTGATGGGTTCGGAGAAGGACGGCTACAAGATCGAGAAGAACGATCGCTGCTGTGGCGAATCCGGCACACTCGCGGTCACCCGTCCTGACATTTCGACACAGGTTCGCTTCCGCAAGGAAGAGGAGATTCGCAAGGGCGCGGCGAAGCTGCGCGGCATTCCTTTGGTGGCCGAAGCGGGCGCGAACGGCATCAACCCGGCGAACGCATCGGCCGGCTCGGCCGGTGCGCCTGAAGGGTCGGTGCTCAAGGCCGGCGACGGTCCGCAGCCGAAGGGCGCCACCGACGTGAAGATCCTCACGAGCTGCCCGTCCTGCCTGCAAGGTCTGTCGCGTTACAACGAAGACGCGGGCATCGAGGCGGACTACATCGTCGTCGAGATGGCACGTCACGTGCTCGGTGAAGACTGGATGGTCGACTACGTGCAGCGTGCGAACAATGGCGGAATCGAGCGCGTGCTGGTTTAA
- the ubiB gene encoding ubiquinone biosynthesis regulatory protein kinase UbiB has translation MRFLRFLKIFFTVIRFGLDEMMLSRVNDRRVRLLLRITTIGRKFDAPPGVRLRLALESLGPIFVKFGQVLSTRRDLLPVDIADELAKLQDQVPPFESAVAIRLVENALGAPVDVLFDDFERVPVASASIAQVHFATVKAGQHAGKAVAVKVLRPNMLPVIDSDLALLRDIAVWAERLWADGKRLKPREVVAEFDKYLHDELDLMREAANGSQLRRNFAGLDLLLVPEMYWEFCTPTVLVMERMVGVPISQVETLRAAGVDIPKLAREGVEIFFTQVFRDGFFHADMHPGNIQVSLDPAHFGRYIALDFGIIGALSDFDKNYLAQNFLAFFKRDYHRVATLHLESGWVPPTTRVEELESAIRAVCEPYFDRALKDISLGQVLMRLFSTSRRFNVEIQPQLVLLQKTMLNVEGLGRSLDPELDLWKTAKPYLERWMNEQIGLRGWYERLKIEAPQWSKTLPQLPRLIHHALAERHDNKRGANDDMIRQILLEQKRTNRLLQGLLLFGVAVGVGAVLARAFLALAYGG, from the coding sequence ATGCGTTTTCTGCGTTTCCTCAAGATTTTCTTTACGGTCATCCGCTTCGGTCTCGATGAGATGATGCTTAGCCGCGTCAACGACCGGCGCGTGCGTCTGCTGCTGCGTATCACCACGATCGGCCGCAAGTTCGACGCGCCGCCGGGCGTGCGTCTGCGGCTCGCGCTGGAAAGCCTCGGACCAATCTTCGTCAAGTTCGGGCAGGTTTTGTCGACGCGGCGCGATCTGCTGCCAGTCGATATCGCCGACGAACTCGCCAAGCTCCAGGATCAGGTGCCGCCGTTCGAATCGGCGGTGGCGATCAGGCTGGTGGAAAATGCGCTCGGCGCACCGGTCGACGTGCTGTTCGACGACTTCGAGCGGGTGCCGGTGGCGAGCGCGTCGATCGCGCAGGTGCACTTCGCTACGGTGAAGGCAGGGCAGCACGCCGGCAAGGCGGTGGCCGTGAAGGTGCTGCGCCCGAACATGCTGCCCGTGATCGATTCCGACCTCGCGTTGCTGCGCGATATCGCCGTGTGGGCCGAGCGCCTGTGGGCCGACGGCAAGCGTCTGAAGCCGCGCGAGGTGGTCGCCGAATTCGACAAATACCTGCACGACGAACTCGACCTGATGCGCGAGGCGGCCAACGGCAGCCAGTTGCGGCGCAACTTCGCCGGGCTCGATCTGCTGCTGGTGCCGGAGATGTACTGGGAGTTCTGCACGCCCACGGTGCTCGTCATGGAGCGCATGGTCGGCGTGCCGATCAGCCAGGTGGAGACGCTGCGCGCCGCGGGTGTGGATATTCCGAAGCTTGCGCGCGAAGGCGTCGAAATCTTCTTCACCCAGGTGTTCCGCGACGGCTTTTTTCACGCCGACATGCACCCGGGCAACATTCAGGTGAGTCTCGATCCGGCGCACTTCGGCCGCTATATCGCGCTCGACTTCGGCATTATCGGCGCGCTGTCGGACTTCGATAAGAACTACCTCGCGCAGAACTTCCTCGCGTTCTTCAAGCGCGATTACCATCGCGTCGCCACGCTGCATCTGGAGTCGGGCTGGGTACCGCCGACCACCCGCGTCGAGGAACTCGAGAGCGCCATTCGTGCGGTCTGCGAGCCGTACTTTGATCGCGCGCTGAAGGATATTTCGCTCGGCCAGGTTCTGATGCGCCTGTTCTCGACCTCGCGCCGTTTCAATGTCGAGATCCAGCCGCAACTGGTGCTGCTGCAAAAGACCATGTTGAACGTGGAAGGGCTCGGCCGCTCGCTCGATCCTGAACTGGATCTGTGGAAGACGGCCAAGCCTTACCTCGAGCGCTGGATGAACGAACAGATCGGCCTGCGCGGCTGGTACGAGCGTCTGAAGATCGAGGCGCCGCAGTGGAGCAAGACACTGCCGCAGTTGCCGCGCCTGATTCATCATGCGCTGGCCGAGCGTCATGACAACAAACGCGGCGCGAACGACGACATGATTCGCCAGATTCTGCTCGAGCAGAAGCGCACCAACCGGCTGTTGCAAGGCTTGCTGCTGTTCGGTGTGGCGGTCGGCGTCGGCGCGGTGTTGGCGCGGGCGTTTCTGGCGCTCGCTTACGGCGGTTGA
- a CDS encoding gamma-butyrobetaine hydroxylase-like domain-containing protein has protein sequence MSGLTPDTPVPTGVVVHSKSRVLELQYANGESYRLPFELLRVYSPSAEVMGHGPGQETLQTGKREVTITMIEGVGNYALQPTFSDGHATGIYSWDLLHDMAVRQDELWRDYLAKLQAAGVDRDTPMVQAGAAHGHCH, from the coding sequence ATGAGTGGACTGACTCCCGATACTCCGGTGCCGACCGGCGTCGTCGTGCATTCCAAATCGCGTGTGCTCGAATTGCAGTACGCAAACGGCGAATCTTATCGACTGCCGTTCGAACTGCTGCGCGTGTATTCGCCATCGGCGGAAGTGATGGGCCACGGCCCCGGTCAGGAAACGTTGCAGACCGGCAAACGCGAAGTAACGATCACGATGATCGAAGGCGTCGGCAACTACGCGCTGCAGCCGACTTTCTCGGATGGACACGCCACCGGCATCTATTCGTGGGACCTGCTGCACGACATGGCCGTGCGCCAGGATGAACTCTGGCGCGACTATCTCGCCAAACTTCAGGCGGCCGGCGTCGACCGCGATACGCCGATGGTTCAAGCCGGCGCTGCGCACGGGCACTGTCACTGA
- a CDS encoding ubiquinone biosynthesis accessory factor UbiJ, translating into MTLAAKPFAAAVNHLLARESWARERLAPYAGKTARLSCPPVVLMLLVQPDGYLSAVAATEAQQFDVTISVPSDALPAFVQGGQAAVMKHVKIEGDAEFATVIARLAEHLRWEPEEDLAKFIGDGPAYRVASVVRTVGEHVQRTGRNLLDTAAEYLLDENPQLVRRAALEDFNVELARARDALARVEKRLERLEQKVEARGAHASGGAATSRGTR; encoded by the coding sequence ATGACCCTCGCCGCCAAGCCCTTCGCTGCTGCTGTCAATCATCTGCTCGCCCGCGAATCGTGGGCTCGTGAGCGCCTCGCCCCCTACGCGGGCAAGACCGCGAGACTGTCCTGTCCGCCGGTCGTGCTGATGCTGCTGGTGCAACCGGACGGCTATCTGAGCGCGGTCGCCGCCACCGAGGCGCAGCAGTTCGACGTGACCATTTCCGTGCCGTCCGACGCGCTGCCCGCCTTCGTACAAGGCGGCCAGGCGGCGGTGATGAAGCATGTGAAGATCGAAGGCGATGCCGAATTCGCCACCGTGATCGCCAGGCTCGCCGAACATCTGCGCTGGGAGCCGGAAGAAGACCTGGCCAAATTCATCGGCGACGGCCCGGCCTATAGGGTGGCGTCGGTCGTACGCACGGTTGGCGAACATGTGCAGCGGACCGGCCGCAATCTGCTCGACACCGCCGCCGAATATCTGCTCGACGAGAATCCGCAACTGGTGCGCCGTGCCGCGCTGGAAGACTTCAACGTCGAACTGGCTCGCGCGCGCGACGCATTGGCGCGCGTGGAAAAGCGCCTTGAGCGTCTTGAACAGAAGGTCGAAGCCCGCGGCGCTCATGCGTCGGGCGGCGCCGCCACGTCGCGCGGCACGCGCTAG
- a CDS encoding HIT family protein encodes MDCVFCREDGGDVLWHDDTLRVVLADEHDYPGFCRVIWNEHVAEFSDLDGHDRDRVMKAVYAVERAIRRILVPAKVNLASLGNQVPHVHWHVIPRFSNDAHFPLPIWAPRQRTVSEAMLSSRRAQATLLREAVRQEIELALA; translated from the coding sequence ATGGATTGCGTTTTTTGCCGTGAAGATGGCGGCGATGTGCTGTGGCACGACGACACCTTGCGTGTCGTCCTCGCCGATGAACACGATTACCCGGGCTTCTGCCGGGTCATCTGGAACGAGCATGTGGCCGAGTTTTCCGACCTCGACGGACATGACCGCGATCGCGTGATGAAGGCCGTGTACGCGGTCGAGCGCGCGATCCGGCGCATCCTTGTCCCGGCAAAGGTCAACCTGGCGAGCCTCGGCAACCAGGTTCCGCACGTGCACTGGCATGTGATTCCGCGTTTTTCAAACGACGCTCATTTCCCGCTGCCCATCTGGGCGCCGCGCCAGCGCACGGTGTCCGAAGCCATGCTGTCGTCGCGCCGCGCGCAAGCTACGTTGCTGCGCGAAGCGGTCCGGCAGGAAATCGAACTGGCGCTGGCTTGA
- the ubiE gene encoding bifunctional demethylmenaquinone methyltransferase/2-methoxy-6-polyprenyl-1,4-benzoquinol methylase UbiE has translation MSKTHFGFQSVDEQDKAQKVAGVFHSVAANYDLMNDLMSGGLHRAWKMFTIAQANVRPGYKVLDIAGGTGDLSKAFAKQAGDTGEVWHTDINESMLRVGRDRLLDKGVITPALLCDAEKIPFPDNYFDVVTVAFGLRNMTHKDVALAEMRRVLKPAGRLLVLEFSKVWDPLKKVYDVYSFKVLPWLGERFAKDAESYQYLAESIRMHPDQETLKTMMEQAGLDGVKYYNLSAGVVALHVGTKY, from the coding sequence ATGAGCAAAACCCACTTCGGCTTTCAATCGGTCGACGAACAGGACAAGGCGCAGAAGGTGGCGGGCGTGTTCCACTCGGTTGCCGCCAACTACGACCTGATGAACGACCTGATGTCGGGCGGGTTGCACCGCGCGTGGAAGATGTTCACGATCGCCCAGGCCAATGTGCGGCCGGGCTACAAGGTCCTCGATATCGCGGGCGGCACGGGCGATCTGTCGAAGGCGTTCGCGAAGCAGGCGGGCGACACCGGTGAAGTCTGGCACACCGACATCAATGAATCGATGCTGCGGGTGGGCCGCGACCGTCTGCTGGACAAGGGCGTGATTACGCCGGCGCTGCTTTGCGACGCCGAGAAAATCCCCTTTCCGGACAATTACTTCGACGTGGTCACGGTGGCATTCGGCTTGCGCAACATGACGCATAAAGATGTGGCGCTGGCGGAAATGCGGCGCGTGCTGAAACCGGCGGGGCGTCTGCTGGTGCTGGAATTTTCGAAGGTGTGGGATCCGCTCAAAAAGGTCTACGACGTCTATTCTTTTAAGGTGTTGCCGTGGTTGGGCGAACGCTTTGCGAAAGATGCCGAGAGCTATCAATACCTCGCGGAATCGATCCGGATGCATCCGGACCAGGAAACTTTGAAAACAATGATGGAACAAGCGGGCCTGGACGGCGTCAAATATTACAATTTGTCAGCTGGCGTGGTAGCTTTACATGTGGGGACCAAATACTAG